In a single window of the Bacillus clarus genome:
- the menH gene encoding 2-succinyl-6-hydroxy-2,4-cyclohexadiene-1-carboxylate synthase, which translates to MKVTLQGVAYEYEVVGSGEPLLLLHGFTGSKETWRSFIPSWSAQFQVIVVDLVGHGKTESPEDVTHYDIRNAALQMKELLDYLHIEKAHILGYSMGGRLAITMACLYPEYVHSLLLENCTAGLENEAIRKERREKDERLADKIEREGIESFVSMWENIPLFETQKSLAKNVQEAVRKERLANNPKGLANSLRGMGTGAQPSWWKKLEKFHMPVLLMNGERDEKFFRILKNIEKCIPHAKFVKIDGAGHAIHVEQPEKFDTIVKGFLKTMQ; encoded by the coding sequence ATGAAAGTAACACTGCAAGGTGTAGCGTATGAATATGAAGTAGTCGGAAGCGGGGAACCACTTCTACTTCTTCATGGTTTTACGGGAAGCAAGGAAACGTGGCGTTCTTTTATCCCTTCATGGAGCGCGCAGTTTCAAGTTATTGTAGTGGATCTTGTTGGGCACGGGAAGACCGAGAGCCCTGAAGATGTCACGCATTATGATATCCGAAATGCGGCGCTGCAAATGAAAGAATTACTAGATTACCTTCATATTGAAAAGGCACATATACTTGGCTATTCAATGGGAGGGAGACTGGCGATTACGATGGCATGCTTATATCCAGAGTATGTACATTCTCTTTTATTAGAAAATTGTACAGCTGGGCTCGAAAATGAAGCGATACGAAAAGAACGTCGTGAAAAAGATGAGCGACTTGCCGATAAAATCGAGCGAGAAGGCATTGAAAGTTTTGTTTCTATGTGGGAAAATATTCCGCTGTTTGAAACGCAAAAAAGTTTAGCAAAAAACGTACAAGAAGCGGTACGAAAAGAACGACTTGCTAACAATCCAAAAGGGCTTGCAAATAGCTTGCGCGGCATGGGAACAGGGGCTCAGCCTTCATGGTGGAAAAAGCTTGAGAAGTTTCATATGCCTGTTCTTTTAATGAATGGAGAGAGAGATGAAAAGTTCTTTCGTATATTAAAAAACATAGAAAAATGCATCCCTCATGCGAAATTTGTCAAAATTGATGGTGCTGGCCATGCAATTCATGTGGAACAACC
- the menD gene encoding 2-succinyl-5-enolpyruvyl-6-hydroxy-3-cyclohexene-1-carboxylic-acid synthase encodes MNNHIEAVSYYLGAFVDELTRLNVCDVVISPGSRSTPLALLMEQHEQMKTYLHVDERSAGFFALGIAKAKKRPVALLCTSGTAAANYYPAVCEAFHSRVPLIVLTADRPHELRDVGAPQAMNQLNLYGTFVKQFMEMAIPEAREQMYHYARMTTQRAVASACFMPQGPVHINFPLREPLIPDFSLENLWEKGRGEYTGSVHQGNMTMTSEYVDSLIGRLLNMEKGLIICGDDSHPELAENVTKLAEKTGYPILADPLSNLRSGNHDKTMVMDCYDTFLRNELLKDTWKPDVIIRFGGMPVSKALTQFIKKQTTAVHIVVDESGQWRDPALVATDVICASDVDFCKALIEKMPVMKKNDWFGMWQHINEKTKETLREMETYETAFEGKVITDIVRVLPEGATLFASNSMPIRDTDSFFFTSDKDIQVMANRGVNGIDGIISTALGASVICDPLVLVIGDLSFYHDLNGLLAAKLHELNITIVVVNNDGGGIFSFLPQYEKKEHFESLFGTPIGLDYEHVVKMYGGSFSRVNGWEQFREEVQKGTTTEGLHVVEICTNRDENLTLHRKLWAKTMDVITTSLQGESK; translated from the coding sequence ATGAACAATCATATAGAAGCAGTATCATATTATTTAGGCGCGTTCGTAGACGAACTGACGCGTCTAAATGTATGTGATGTTGTTATTAGCCCAGGCTCACGTTCAACGCCGTTAGCCTTGTTAATGGAACAACATGAACAGATGAAAACATATTTACATGTAGATGAACGATCAGCAGGCTTTTTTGCACTCGGTATTGCGAAAGCGAAGAAGCGCCCGGTAGCGCTTCTATGTACGTCAGGAACGGCAGCAGCGAATTATTATCCAGCTGTTTGTGAAGCTTTTCATTCACGAGTGCCACTTATCGTATTAACAGCAGATAGACCGCATGAATTAAGAGATGTGGGTGCACCACAGGCGATGAATCAACTTAATTTATATGGCACTTTTGTAAAACAGTTTATGGAAATGGCAATTCCAGAAGCGAGAGAGCAAATGTATCATTATGCTCGTATGACGACTCAGCGTGCTGTAGCAAGCGCATGCTTCATGCCGCAAGGACCCGTTCATATTAATTTCCCGCTTCGAGAACCACTTATTCCAGATTTCTCATTAGAAAACTTATGGGAAAAAGGCCGTGGTGAATATACAGGATCAGTTCATCAAGGAAATATGACGATGACGAGTGAATATGTAGATTCTCTCATAGGGCGCCTTTTGAATATGGAAAAGGGGCTTATTATTTGTGGAGACGATAGTCATCCAGAACTTGCGGAAAATGTTACGAAGTTAGCTGAGAAAACGGGATATCCAATTTTAGCGGATCCGCTTTCTAACCTTCGTAGTGGCAATCATGACAAAACAATGGTTATGGATTGTTATGATACGTTTTTACGAAATGAATTATTGAAAGATACGTGGAAGCCAGACGTTATTATTCGTTTCGGTGGTATGCCTGTCTCTAAAGCATTAACTCAATTTATTAAAAAGCAAACGACAGCTGTCCATATCGTTGTAGATGAATCAGGACAATGGAGAGATCCTGCTCTTGTTGCAACGGATGTCATATGTGCAAGTGATGTCGATTTTTGTAAAGCGCTAATAGAGAAAATGCCAGTTATGAAAAAGAATGATTGGTTCGGAATGTGGCAACATATTAACGAGAAAACGAAGGAAACACTTCGTGAGATGGAAACATATGAAACTGCATTTGAAGGAAAAGTAATTACGGATATTGTCCGTGTATTACCAGAAGGGGCAACGTTATTTGCGAGTAATAGTATGCCAATTCGTGATACAGATTCATTTTTCTTCACATCGGATAAAGACATTCAGGTGATGGCAAATCGCGGTGTAAATGGTATTGATGGAATCATTTCGACAGCTTTAGGGGCGAGCGTTATTTGTGATCCACTCGTATTAGTGATTGGTGATTTATCATTTTATCACGATTTAAACGGATTATTAGCTGCGAAATTACATGAGCTAAATATAACAATTGTTGTTGTAAATAATGATGGTGGAGGTATTTTCTCATTCTTACCGCAATATGAGAAAAAGGAACATTTCGAATCATTATTTGGAACACCAATTGGGCTTGATTATGAGCATGTTGTCAAAATGTACGGCGGTTCATTTAGCCGTGTAAATGGTTGGGAGCAATTCCGAGAAGAGGTACAAAAAGGAACGACGACAGAAGGTTTACACGTTGTGGAAATTTGTACGAACCGTGATGAAAACTTAACATTGCACCGTAAATTATGGGCAAAAACGATGGACGTGATTACTACATCATTGCAAGGTGAATCAAAATGA
- a CDS encoding isochorismate synthase, with product MIQTKQKGLQEILVTAIERPTDEKTLVSFVKQIDWVDPLLFYAAGRKVASENRCYFADPAQHVIFAGIGSAFTIANSSHKRFQSARDEWNKLHEKAIVQREEYEFGTGPLLFGGFSFDPNKEKTDLWKGFKDTTLSLPAFLLTVKNEKAWLTMNTFVSAEDCAETIYEEIVSLEERILQESKHALRGSGLKITSKVEVDPNGWMNAIEKVQDEMKQGNVQKVVLARELKVAMDQHIDSALVLEALRIGQPDCYVFSFDYKGACFLGATPERLIRKEGEKFTSMCLAGSIGHGNSIEESKQNSETLLHDEKNLAEHGYVVNMIRGVLNEHCESVNIPESPGLLTTKNLIHLYTPVEAKGDASLLTMVEELHPTPALGGTPRLEAMKLIRDVELLDRGLYGAPIGWIDDQGNGEFAVALRCGLLNREKASLFSGCGIVIDSVPQLEYEETSLKFRPMLGALEELMK from the coding sequence GTGATTCAAACGAAACAAAAAGGCTTACAGGAAATTCTTGTTACAGCTATTGAGCGTCCAACTGATGAAAAAACATTAGTCAGTTTTGTCAAACAAATAGATTGGGTGGATCCACTTCTTTTTTATGCAGCAGGAAGAAAAGTCGCATCCGAAAATAGATGTTATTTTGCAGACCCAGCTCAGCATGTAATATTTGCCGGTATTGGCTCTGCTTTCACTATAGCAAACTCTTCTCACAAACGCTTTCAAAGTGCTCGTGATGAGTGGAATAAATTACATGAAAAGGCGATTGTTCAAAGGGAAGAGTACGAATTTGGAACAGGTCCTCTTTTATTTGGTGGATTTTCATTCGATCCAAATAAAGAGAAAACGGACCTTTGGAAAGGATTTAAGGATACAACATTGTCATTACCGGCTTTTTTATTAACAGTAAAAAATGAAAAAGCGTGGTTAACGATGAATACATTCGTTTCAGCTGAAGATTGTGCAGAAACGATTTACGAAGAAATTGTTTCTTTAGAAGAGAGAATTTTACAAGAGAGTAAACATGCATTAAGAGGATCAGGGTTGAAAATTACTTCTAAAGTAGAAGTTGATCCAAATGGCTGGATGAATGCGATTGAAAAAGTGCAAGATGAAATGAAACAAGGGAACGTGCAAAAGGTTGTATTAGCGAGGGAGCTAAAAGTAGCGATGGATCAGCATATTGATTCCGCTCTTGTTTTAGAAGCACTTCGAATTGGACAACCAGATTGTTACGTATTTTCTTTTGATTATAAAGGAGCGTGCTTCTTAGGAGCGACACCTGAAAGATTAATCCGTAAAGAAGGAGAGAAATTTACGTCGATGTGCCTTGCTGGTTCTATCGGTCATGGTAATTCTATAGAAGAAAGTAAACAAAATAGTGAGACGCTTCTTCATGATGAAAAGAATTTGGCTGAACACGGTTATGTAGTGAACATGATTCGTGGTGTACTAAATGAACATTGCGAATCCGTTAATATTCCAGAGAGCCCAGGCTTATTAACAACGAAAAACTTAATCCATTTATATACACCAGTAGAAGCGAAAGGTGATGCTTCTCTTTTAACAATGGTGGAAGAATTACATCCAACGCCGGCTCTCGGCGGTACACCTCGTCTTGAAGCGATGAAGCTTATTCGTGATGTAGAATTATTAGACCGAGGATTGTACGGAGCGCCGATTGGGTGGATAGACGATCAAGGGAACGGTGAATTTGCGGTTGCCTTGCGCTGCGGATTATTAAATAGAGAGAAAGCATCCTTATTTTCTGGATGTGGTATTGTAATTGATTCGGTGCCCCAGCTTGAATATGAAGAAACAAGTTTGAAGTTTAGACCGATGCTTGGTGCTTTGGAGGAATTAATGAAATGA
- a CDS encoding 1,4-dihydroxy-2-naphthoate polyprenyltransferase: protein MEMKVETNSSPIAPKPSKQTGWRIWWSLLRPHTLTAAFVPVFIGTAYAMQVGGINQIHLPLFFIMLLACLLIQAATNMFNEYFDYKRGLDHEGSVGIGGAIVRDGIKPKTVLNLAFGFFGISMLLGVYICMNSSWWLAAIGLVCMAVAYLYTGGPLPIAYTPFGELTAGLFMGIIIIGISFFIQTGTVTSEVILLSIPNSILIGAILLSNNIRDLDGDKENGRNTLAIIVGRERAVGILASMFIVSYLWTIALIIVGIVSPWMLIVFLSAPKAFKATKGFIGKSIPLEMVPAMIATAKTNTIFGFLMGIGLLLGYFL from the coding sequence ATGGAAATGAAAGTCGAAACGAATTCCTCTCCTATAGCGCCAAAACCAAGTAAACAAACAGGCTGGCGCATTTGGTGGAGTTTATTACGTCCTCATACATTAACAGCAGCTTTCGTTCCTGTTTTTATCGGAACGGCTTATGCAATGCAGGTCGGAGGTATTAATCAAATACATCTCCCTCTTTTCTTTATCATGCTTCTTGCTTGTCTTCTCATTCAAGCAGCAACTAACATGTTTAATGAATACTTTGATTATAAAAGAGGATTAGATCACGAAGGTTCAGTTGGAATCGGCGGCGCTATCGTCCGCGACGGAATTAAACCAAAAACGGTGCTTAATTTAGCATTTGGATTTTTCGGTATCTCAATGCTATTAGGTGTTTATATTTGTATGAACTCTAGCTGGTGGCTTGCTGCAATCGGTCTTGTTTGTATGGCTGTTGCCTACCTTTATACGGGTGGTCCACTTCCAATTGCATACACACCTTTTGGAGAATTAACAGCAGGATTATTTATGGGTATTATTATTATTGGTATTTCATTCTTTATCCAAACTGGAACAGTAACATCAGAAGTTATTTTATTATCTATTCCAAACTCCATTTTAATTGGAGCCATTTTACTATCTAATAACATTCGTGATTTAGATGGCGACAAAGAAAACGGTCGTAATACATTAGCGATTATCGTTGGACGTGAAAGAGCAGTTGGCATTCTTGCTTCTATGTTTATCGTTTCCTATCTTTGGACAATTGCACTAATCATCGTCGGCATCGTATCACCATGGATGCTTATCGTATTCTTAAGTGCACCGAAGGCATTTAAAGCGACAAAAGGTTTCATCGGCAAAAGCATCCCACTGGAAATGGTACCTGCCATGATCGCAACAGCGAAAACAAATACAATCTTCGGTTTCTTAATGGGGATCGGATTATTACTTGGATACTTCCTATAA
- a CDS encoding yteA family sporulation protein has translation MLTPQQMNQFKSVLEKQKQELEQTIQTHENEDRASERESVGELSAYDNHPGDMATELYEREKDFGLIEFWHKQLEDTKHALQKIEAGTYGICEVSGEEIPFERLEALPTATTCIEHTTSKLNMQSRPVEEEVIAPSFYKSDTDHAVEYDAEDTWQDVANYGTSETPSDLERQDSKNYNEMYINGEENVGYVEDFENFIGTDMYGKNPQVFATEEHEEYEQMLDDFEERTFKGELSSDESSSKA, from the coding sequence ATGTTAACTCCACAACAAATGAATCAATTTAAATCCGTTTTAGAAAAGCAAAAGCAAGAACTGGAACAAACGATACAAACTCATGAAAATGAAGATCGCGCATCTGAGCGCGAATCGGTCGGCGAATTATCTGCTTACGATAATCATCCAGGTGATATGGCTACAGAATTATATGAACGTGAAAAAGATTTCGGACTCATTGAATTTTGGCATAAACAACTAGAGGATACAAAACATGCTCTGCAAAAAATTGAAGCAGGTACGTATGGGATTTGTGAAGTTTCCGGTGAGGAAATTCCGTTTGAAAGATTAGAAGCACTACCTACTGCTACAACGTGCATCGAACACACCACAAGCAAATTAAACATGCAATCACGTCCGGTCGAAGAAGAGGTAATAGCGCCATCGTTTTACAAGTCCGATACCGATCATGCCGTAGAGTACGATGCTGAAGATACTTGGCAAGATGTCGCAAATTACGGCACATCAGAAACGCCGTCCGACTTAGAAAGACAAGATTCAAAAAATTATAATGAAATGTACATCAACGGTGAAGAAAACGTTGGATATGTAGAGGATTTCGAAAACTTTATCGGGACAGATATGTATGGTAAAAATCCACAAGTTTTCGCGACAGAAGAACATGAAGAGTATGAACAAATGCTTGATGATTTTGAAGAACGTACCTTCAAAGGTGAACTATCTTCAGATGAATCTAGCTCTAAAGCATAA
- the cspD gene encoding cold-shock protein CspD, translated as MQTGKVKWFNSEKGFGFIEVEGGDDVFVHFSAIQGDGFKTLEEGQEVSFEIVEGNRGPQAANVTKN; from the coding sequence ATGCAAACAGGTAAAGTTAAATGGTTTAACAGCGAAAAAGGTTTCGGTTTCATCGAAGTTGAAGGTGGAGACGATGTATTCGTTCACTTCTCAGCTATCCAAGGTGACGGCTTCAAAACTTTAGAAGAAGGTCAAGAAGTTTCTTTCGAAATCGTTGAAGGCAACCGCGGACCACAAGCAGCTAACGTTACAAAAAACTAA
- a CDS encoding TIGR00266 family protein, with product MQAHEIDYKLYGDDMQFVEIELDPKESVIAEAGAMMMMEDHIEMETIFGDGSGPSGGLFGKLMGAGKRLVTGESMFMTVFTNTGHGKRHVSFAAPYPGKIVPVDLTEYQGKVVCQKDAFLCAAKGVSIGIEFTKKIGSGFFGGEGFIMQKLEGDGLAFMHAGGTVYKRELKPGEKLRIDTGCLVAMTKDVNYDIEFVGKVKTALFGGEGLFFATLEGPGTVWIQSLTLSRLAARLTNPAAQSSGEGSVLGGLGRLLDGKE from the coding sequence ATGCAAGCACATGAGATCGACTATAAATTATACGGCGATGATATGCAGTTCGTTGAAATTGAATTAGACCCGAAAGAAAGCGTTATCGCAGAAGCTGGCGCAATGATGATGATGGAAGATCATATCGAAATGGAAACGATTTTCGGTGATGGTTCTGGACCATCTGGAGGTCTATTCGGCAAATTAATGGGCGCTGGTAAGCGTCTCGTTACAGGTGAAAGTATGTTTATGACTGTCTTTACAAACACAGGTCATGGTAAACGCCATGTATCATTTGCTGCACCTTATCCTGGAAAGATTGTTCCAGTTGATTTAACAGAATATCAAGGAAAAGTTGTTTGCCAAAAAGATGCATTTCTTTGCGCTGCAAAAGGGGTTTCTATCGGTATTGAATTTACGAAAAAAATAGGTAGTGGTTTCTTCGGCGGTGAAGGTTTCATCATGCAAAAACTTGAAGGTGACGGACTTGCGTTTATGCACGCGGGCGGCACTGTATATAAACGTGAACTAAAACCTGGTGAAAAACTTCGTATTGATACAGGTTGTCTCGTTGCAATGACAAAAGATGTTAACTATGATATTGAATTCGTTGGAAAAGTTAAAACAGCTCTATTTGGCGGTGAAGGCTTATTCTTCGCAACGTTAGAAGGTCCAGGAACAGTTTGGATCCAATCTTTAACACTTAGTCGCTTAGCAGCACGCCTTACAAATCCAGCAGCTCAAAGCAGTGGCGAAGGTAGCGTTTTAGGTGGACTTGGTCGTCTTTTAGATGGAAAAGAATAA
- a CDS encoding lipase family protein, which yields MRTPLSFDKDTAILLASCCELTYEQYKQNGIFKIPDGFQYVQGFQGKAIQMTEWFGFILESEDTIIVAFRGTQTDPDWIIDSLVNQKPYPYALNSGNVHNGFLSIYESCRDPIMDMLASLPANKKLLATGHSLGGALATLHILDARVNTAFSQYGLYTFASPKVGDIAFRNYYKLQVASSFRFVNLFDVVPLLPPRKVHFNDQDWEYAHVHHNMTFTKNTKSITNNHAITTYKACLTSHF from the coding sequence ATGCGTACTCCTTTATCCTTTGATAAAGATACTGCCATATTGTTAGCTTCTTGCTGTGAGTTAACGTATGAACAATATAAACAAAATGGAATCTTCAAAATACCTGATGGATTCCAATATGTACAAGGCTTTCAAGGAAAAGCGATTCAAATGACAGAATGGTTCGGTTTTATATTAGAATCTGAAGATACGATTATTGTAGCCTTCAGGGGAACACAGACAGATCCGGATTGGATTATTGATTCACTTGTAAATCAAAAGCCTTATCCATATGCCTTAAATAGCGGTAATGTTCATAATGGCTTCCTCTCTATTTATGAATCTTGCCGTGATCCAATTATGGATATGCTCGCATCTTTACCGGCAAATAAAAAACTTCTCGCTACAGGACATAGTTTAGGCGGTGCACTTGCTACATTGCACATATTAGACGCACGCGTAAATACTGCCTTCTCGCAATATGGTCTCTATACTTTCGCCTCCCCAAAGGTTGGGGATATCGCCTTTCGAAATTATTATAAGCTACAAGTAGCTAGTAGCTTTCGATTCGTAAACTTATTTGATGTCGTTCCTCTTCTTCCTCCGCGAAAAGTACATTTTAACGACCAAGACTGGGAATACGCACACGTTCATCACAACATGACTTTTACGAAAAACACAAAATCCATTACAAATAATCACGCCATAACAACATACAAGGCATGTCTGACTTCTCATTTTTAA
- a CDS encoding glycogen/starch/alpha-glucan phosphorylase, with the protein MFTHVESFKSAFLEKLETMYGKSFKDSTTRDQYNTLGHMVREYVNGQWIETNERYRSGNQKQMYYLSIEFLLGRLLGSNMLNLGIRDVCEQGLSELGISLQELEEVEADAGLGNGGLGRLAACFLDSLASLNMPGHGCGIRYKHGLFDQKIVDGYQVELPEQWLLHENVWEVRRHDQAVEVSYFGNVEPIEMEGRLEFRHTNAEVIMAVPYDVPVVGYETSTVNTLRLWNAEPIPFPQNCKDILKYKRETEAVSEFLYPDDTHDEGKILRLKQQYFLVSASLQNIVRMHRERNGSLRYLHEKIAIHINDTHPVLAIPELMRILLDEEKLAWEEAWAITTQTISYTNHTTLSEALEKWPIRIFKSLLPRIYMIIEEINERFCHELWEHYPYDWKRIEDMAIIAHDLVKMAHLAIVGSHSVNGVAKIHTEILKQREMRLFYEFYPDKFNNKTNGIAHRRWLMKANPQLTNLISEAIGTDWKKKPVGLQALQSFQRDTSFQEKLAHVKQERKYILAERIHYKMGIAVDPNSIFDVQVKRLHAYKRQLLNVLHILYLYNRLKEDASFSFYPRTFIFGAKASPGYYYAKKIIKLINELARKVNNDPYVSQYMKVIFLENYRVSLAEDIFPAADVSEQISTASKEASGTGNMKFMMNGAITLGTLDGANIEIKDRVGDDACFIFGLTAEEVLHYYQNGGYRAGDYYHHNMHIKKVVDQLTNGFFAQAGAEFEAIYDSLVIQNDEYFVLRDFGPYAERQEAVGKAYENRTKWLEMSILNIAQSGHFASDRTILQYSNEIWGIGNTVKLF; encoded by the coding sequence ATGTTTACTCATGTTGAAAGCTTTAAATCAGCTTTTTTAGAAAAACTAGAAACGATGTATGGGAAAAGTTTCAAAGATTCTACAACTCGTGATCAGTATAATACGCTCGGTCACATGGTACGTGAGTATGTGAATGGCCAATGGATTGAAACGAACGAAAGATACCGCTCGGGAAACCAAAAGCAAATGTATTACTTATCGATTGAATTTCTACTTGGGCGTTTACTTGGAAGTAATATGCTGAATTTAGGCATTCGAGATGTATGTGAACAAGGTCTTTCTGAACTAGGAATTTCATTGCAAGAACTAGAAGAAGTTGAAGCAGATGCAGGTCTTGGTAATGGGGGGCTCGGACGATTAGCAGCCTGTTTTCTCGATTCATTAGCATCTTTAAACATGCCAGGACATGGGTGTGGTATTCGCTATAAACACGGTTTATTTGATCAGAAGATTGTTGATGGATATCAAGTGGAACTACCAGAACAATGGCTTCTTCATGAAAATGTATGGGAAGTAAGAAGACATGATCAAGCTGTTGAAGTAAGTTACTTTGGTAATGTCGAACCGATAGAAATGGAGGGACGTTTGGAGTTCCGTCATACAAATGCAGAAGTAATTATGGCAGTTCCATATGATGTTCCAGTAGTAGGGTATGAAACGAGTACTGTGAACACACTTCGGCTTTGGAATGCAGAACCTATTCCTTTTCCGCAGAACTGTAAAGATATTTTGAAATATAAGCGTGAAACAGAAGCTGTATCAGAATTTTTATATCCAGATGATACGCATGATGAGGGGAAAATACTTCGACTAAAACAACAGTATTTCCTCGTATCAGCAAGTTTGCAAAATATTGTCCGTATGCATAGGGAGAGAAACGGTAGTCTTCGTTATTTACATGAAAAAATTGCAATTCATATTAACGATACTCATCCGGTTCTAGCTATCCCCGAACTTATGCGTATTTTATTAGATGAGGAAAAATTAGCATGGGAAGAAGCATGGGCGATTACGACACAGACGATTTCGTATACGAATCATACGACGTTATCAGAAGCTCTTGAGAAGTGGCCAATTCGCATTTTTAAATCATTATTACCGAGAATTTATATGATTATTGAAGAGATTAATGAGCGTTTTTGTCATGAACTTTGGGAGCATTATCCTTATGATTGGAAGCGAATTGAGGACATGGCAATTATCGCACATGATCTTGTGAAAATGGCTCATTTAGCAATTGTCGGAAGTCATAGTGTAAACGGTGTGGCAAAAATTCATACGGAAATTTTAAAGCAGCGTGAAATGCGATTATTCTATGAGTTTTATCCAGATAAATTTAATAATAAAACGAATGGAATCGCACATCGGCGCTGGCTGATGAAAGCAAATCCACAGCTTACGAATCTTATTTCAGAAGCAATTGGGACGGATTGGAAGAAGAAGCCGGTCGGACTGCAAGCATTACAAAGTTTTCAGCGTGATACTAGTTTTCAAGAGAAGCTGGCGCATGTAAAACAAGAGCGAAAATATATTTTAGCAGAACGCATTCATTATAAAATGGGGATTGCAGTTGATCCTAATTCTATTTTTGATGTGCAAGTGAAAAGGTTACATGCTTACAAACGGCAACTATTAAACGTGCTTCATATTTTATACTTGTACAATCGTTTGAAAGAGGATGCTAGTTTTTCATTTTATCCGCGTACCTTTATTTTCGGAGCAAAGGCATCACCAGGGTATTATTACGCGAAAAAAATTATTAAATTAATAAATGAGCTTGCTAGAAAGGTGAATAATGATCCATATGTAAGTCAATATATGAAAGTCATCTTTCTAGAAAACTACCGGGTTTCTTTAGCAGAGGATATATTCCCAGCGGCAGATGTAAGTGAACAAATCTCGACGGCGAGTAAAGAAGCATCGGGAACAGGAAATATGAAGTTTATGATGAACGGCGCCATCACACTTGGGACATTAGACGGAGCAAACATCGAAATAAAAGATAGAGTAGGCGACGATGCCTGTTTCATTTTCGGCCTAACAGCGGAAGAAGTGCTTCACTACTATCAAAATGGTGGGTATCGTGCAGGCGATTATTATCACCACAATATGCATATTAAAAAAGTAGTGGATCAGTTAACGAATGGCTTTTTCGCACAAGCAGGAGCTGAATTTGAAGCAATTTATGATTCTCTCGTTATTCAAAATGATGAATATTTCGTTCTTCGAGATTTTGGCCCATATGCAGAGCGTCAAGAAGCTGTTGGTAAGGCATATGAGAACCGAACCAAATGGTTAGAAATGTCTATTTTAAACATCGCACAATCTGGACATTTTGCAAGTGATCGAACAATTTTACAGTATAGTAATGAAATTTGGGGTATCGGTAATACAGTTAAGCTTTTCTAA